From a single Glycine soja cultivar W05 chromosome 19, ASM419377v2, whole genome shotgun sequence genomic region:
- the LOC114399035 gene encoding uncharacterized protein LOC114399035, with protein sequence MGSLVYQVISSAALLTLGMYHLISTTRNYLKSPHAYAAKPFHPFPYPRRLPLYLIILSLLLAMAHHLLVSADADPLVRGATAVHRITSLQSAATLFLFLLLAFALLIADASPALLPLSPDLSFALASVLFLLHAALASARAALQTSAIEAKCLSVSANLSHLSALLCLLLAALPRLFPADAALSATFCLRGLWALQSGLSLYADAFIPEGCHRLLDVTSGVEGSTQCDLDESKLRAVAILDLAFLIHAIIVVLIVLLTYALFARSFGGRRLGSYEALPTAASPTDPNHSLIQMKALTGTQA encoded by the coding sequence atggGGAGTCTGGTGTACCAAGTAATTTCCTCCGCGGCACTTCTGACGCTGGGCATGTACCATCTGATAAGCACCACGCGCAACTACCTCAAATCGCCTCACGCCTACGCCGCCAAACCCTTCCACCCCTTCCCCTACCCCCGCCGCCTCCCGCTCTACCTAATCATACTCTCTCTCCTCCTCGCCATGGCCCACCACCTTCTCGTCTCCGCCGACGCCGATCCCCTTGTCCGCGGCGCCACCGCCGTCCACCGCATCACCTCCCTCCAATCCGCCGCCACGCTCTTTTTATTCCTCCTCCTCGCCTTCGCCCTCCTCATCGCGGACGCCTCCCCCGCCCTCCTCCCCCTCTCCCCCGACCTCTCCTTCGCCCTCGCCTCCGTCCTCTTCCTCCTCCACGCCGCCCTCGCCTCCGCCCGCGCCGCCCTCCAGACCTCCGCCATCGAGGCCAAATGCCTCTCCGTCTCTGCTAACCTCTCCCACCTCTCCGCCCTCCTCTGCCTCCTCCTCGCCGCGCTCCCGCGCCTCTTCCCCGCCGACGCCGCCCTCTCCGCCACCTTCTGCCTCCGCGGGCTCTGGGCTCTCCAGAGCGGCCTCTCCCTCTACGCCGACGCCTTCATCCCCGAGGGCTGCCACCGCCTCCTCGACGTCACCAGCGGCGTCGAGGGCTCCACACAGTGCGATCTGGACGAGTCCAAGCTCCGCGCCGTCGCCATCCTTGATCTCGCATTCTTGATCCACGCCATCATCGTGGTCCTAATCGTGCTCCTCACTTATGCCCTCTTCGCCAGAAGCTTCGGCGGGAGGAGGCTCGGATCCTATGAGGCGCTCCCCACCGCGGCTTCCCCTACGGACCCCAACCACAGCCTTATTCAGATGAAGGCCTTGACTGGCACCCAGGCTTGA